One genomic segment of Arcobacter porcinus includes these proteins:
- the rpsR gene encoding 30S ribosomal protein S18, translating into MSEKRKYGKKSCKYTEMKIDFIDYKNIDLLKISMSERGKIMPRRLTGNSKNAQEMVEKAIKRARHMALVPYVVDTQNLTDTAYSKSFI; encoded by the coding sequence ATGTCAGAAAAAAGAAAATATGGAAAAAAATCTTGTAAATATACAGAGATGAAAATTGATTTTATTGATTACAAAAATATTGATTTATTAAAAATTTCTATGAGTGAAAGAGGTAAAATTATGCCTAGAAGACTTACAGGGAATTCTAAAAATGCTCAAGAAATGGTAGAGAAAGCAATCAAAAGAGCAAGACATATGGCACTTGTACCTTATGTAGTTGATACTCAAAATCTTACAGATACAGCTTATTCAAAATCATTTATTTAA
- the nusA gene encoding transcription termination factor NusA — protein sequence MDKIIDILDSIAYEKGLKITDVESALKEALIKTAQKMVDHSLVFDAKLDRANKKLTLLQKIEVVANDDKRLFEDILDEEGKVLNKENFIKIDEAKSINSELELGDFLSYELEFENMGRNAAVILSSNFEYRLQRFIEENIMAKYKEKVGKTISGVVTRIDKADNTFIDIAEIKGILQRKNRIKGEKFRVGDTLKAVVRSVNIDKNFGLIIELSRTSPKFLENLLTTEVPELKDEKIVIEASARIPGSRSKIALSTKIPTIDAIGAVVGVKGVRINSVSKELNGENIDCVEYSTVPEMFIARALSPASVNSVKIEFEPKDGEKGKAIATINSDQKSKAIGKEGLNIRLASMLTKYDIEIKEIGSLTPSLDNGETKKDDIKADSSALEALFK from the coding sequence ATGGATAAGATAATAGATATTTTAGACTCTATTGCATATGAAAAAGGTTTGAAAATAACTGATGTTGAGAGTGCTTTAAAAGAAGCTCTTATAAAAACTGCTCAAAAAATGGTTGATCATAGTTTAGTATTTGATGCAAAACTTGATAGAGCAAATAAAAAACTAACTCTTTTACAAAAAATAGAAGTTGTAGCAAATGATGACAAAAGACTTTTCGAAGATATTTTAGATGAAGAAGGAAAAGTTTTAAATAAAGAGAACTTTATAAAAATAGATGAAGCAAAATCTATAAATAGTGAGTTAGAACTTGGAGATTTTTTAAGCTATGAATTAGAGTTTGAAAATATGGGAAGAAATGCAGCTGTTATTTTATCTAGCAATTTTGAATATAGACTTCAGAGATTTATTGAAGAAAATATTATGGCGAAATATAAAGAAAAAGTTGGAAAAACTATATCAGGTGTTGTTACAAGAATAGATAAAGCTGATAATACTTTTATTGATATAGCAGAGATAAAAGGTATTTTACAAAGAAAAAATAGAATCAAAGGTGAGAAGTTTAGAGTTGGAGATACTTTAAAAGCTGTTGTTAGAAGTGTGAATATTGATAAAAATTTTGGTCTTATTATAGAACTATCAAGAACTAGCCCTAAATTCTTAGAAAATCTTTTAACTACTGAAGTTCCTGAGCTTAAAGATGAAAAAATTGTGATTGAAGCAAGTGCTAGAATTCCTGGTTCAAGATCTAAAATTGCTCTTAGTACAAAAATCCCAACTATTGATGCAATTGGTGCTGTTGTTGGAGTAAAAGGAGTTAGAATAAACTCTGTTTCAAAAGAGTTAAATGGTGAAAATATTGATTGTGTTGAATATTCAACTGTTCCTGAGATGTTTATTGCAAGAGCATTAAGTCCTGCATCTGTAAATAGTGTAAAAATTGAGTTTGAACCAAAAGATGGAGAAAAAGGGAAAGCTATTGCTACAATTAATAGTGATCAAAAATCAAAAGCAATCGGAAAAGAGGGTTTAAATATTAGACTTGCTTCTATGCTTACAAAATATGATATTGAAATCAAAGAGATTGGTTCTTTAACACCAAGTTTAGATAATGGTGAAACAAAAAAAGATGATATAAAAGCTGATTCTTCTGCCCTAGAAGCTCTATTTAAATAA
- a CDS encoding AbiV family abortive infection protein has protein sequence MQHITVDDIIDGMVKITLNAQSLADEAELLLNNKYFARAYTLSHIAREEISKLYILFRIGIEVIAGKEYDNKKLQKRLNSHKSKIEFFSFPIALHRQKDKFVETINERKNNSLYVGWKDSKFQSPSEAISEHISKRTVDLSIYTILKITNVNKIIDSLIYWKEAPKEKFDKAFKDIIFKTNDEILDNISYKRLIKQAKYLEKKRFEEYYKNLEKLKDID, from the coding sequence ATGCAACATATTACAGTAGATGATATTATTGATGGTATGGTGAAAATTACATTAAATGCACAATCTTTAGCAGATGAGGCTGAGCTATTATTGAATAATAAATATTTTGCTAGAGCGTATACTTTATCACATATAGCAAGAGAAGAAATTAGTAAGTTGTATATCTTATTTCGAATTGGTATTGAAGTAATTGCTGGTAAAGAATATGATAATAAAAAATTACAAAAAAGGCTAAATAGTCATAAATCAAAAATTGAATTTTTTTCATTTCCTATAGCTTTACATAGACAAAAAGATAAATTTGTAGAAACAATAAATGAAAGAAAAAATAATAGTTTATATGTTGGTTGGAAAGATAGTAAATTTCAGTCTCCAAGTGAAGCTATTTCAGAACATATATCAAAACGAACTGTTGATTTGTCAATTTACACTATTTTAAAAATAACAAATGTTAATAAAATTATTGATTCTCTCATTTATTGGAAAGAAGCTCCAAAAGAAAAATTTGATAAAGCATTTAAAGATATAATTTTCAAAACAAATGATGAAATATTAGATAATATATCTTATAAAAGATTAATTAAACAAGCTAAATATTTAGAAAAAAAGCGTTTTGAAGAATACTATAAAAATTTAGAAAAATTAAAAGATATTGATTAA
- a CDS encoding type I restriction endonuclease subunit R: MSKQSEAILEENLLKQLQSLGYERVVIKDDKELEDNLKIQLEKHNKTIISDTEFKRVLNHLSKGNVFEKAKILRDKFVLICDDGTSKYIEFLDSEHWCQNLFQVTSQVSVEGKYKNRYDVTILINGLPLCQIELKRSGLELKEAFNQTLRYKRHSYSSNNALFNYIQLFVISNNVNTKYYSNNKLESMNFKQTFYWSDKNNKRIDSLNEFATNFLEKCHLSKMICKYIVLAQATKSLMVLRPYQFWAVEAIIERVRDTNKNGYIWHTTGSGKTLTSFKTAQILMKLPKVEKVVFVVDRKDLDYQTTKEFNSFSDGSVDGTDNTKTLVKQFADDTKLIVTTIQKLNTAISKKQYLEQMSIVKDKNIVFIFDECHRSQFGETHLAITKFFTNNQMIGFTGTPIFAQNATGNALGKRTTKELFDECLHKYVITDAINDENVLKFSVEYIGKYKQKENSVTNIDIAVEDIDKKELLESSDRIEKIVDYIIANHDRKTHSKEFTAMMCVSSVEMLIKYYELFKSKNHNLKIATIFSYSANEDDKDATGIVDLEEANGAFVDEEHINKHSREKLDEFIDDYNKIFGCKYSTKDSQSFYNYYNDLSKRVKQKEIDILLVVNMFLTGFDSKTLNTLYVDKNLKYHGLIQAFSRTNRILNELKSQGNIVCFRNLKTATDDAIALFSNKDAKEIIIMQPYESYVETFNEKYDALKLIVPTVGSVSDLYSEEEKLEFIKAFRELLRVKNVLGGFSDFKWDDLKILEQEFEDYMSKYLDLKPSINPNKEKVSILEDVDFELELIHKDEINVTYILKLLGLFKESENEEQKAKQKEEISNLLNNNPQLRSKRELIEKFINENLVKIDNSDSIEDEFIKFWDEEKVKAFEQIANEENLNKDELKKVVDTYIYEQREPLPNDIAKTLNIAPKYLERKMIVTRVLDKIVGFVDKFYEK, from the coding sequence ATGAGCAAACAATCTGAAGCAATCTTAGAAGAAAACTTATTAAAACAACTCCAAAGTTTAGGGTATGAAAGAGTTGTTATTAAAGATGATAAAGAGTTAGAAGATAATCTAAAAATTCAACTTGAAAAGCATAATAAAACAATTATTAGTGATACTGAATTTAAAAGAGTTCTAAATCATTTAAGTAAAGGTAATGTTTTTGAAAAAGCAAAGATATTAAGAGATAAATTTGTTTTAATTTGTGATGATGGAACTAGTAAATATATTGAATTTTTAGATTCTGAACACTGGTGCCAAAATCTATTTCAAGTAACTTCACAAGTAAGTGTTGAAGGTAAGTATAAAAATAGATATGATGTAACTATTTTAATTAATGGTCTTCCTTTATGCCAAATAGAGCTAAAAAGAAGTGGCTTAGAACTAAAAGAAGCATTTAATCAAACACTTAGATATAAAAGACACTCATATAGCTCTAATAATGCTTTATTTAACTATATTCAACTATTTGTTATATCAAATAATGTTAATACGAAATACTACTCTAATAATAAACTAGAATCTATGAATTTTAAACAAACTTTCTATTGGAGTGATAAAAACAATAAACGAATAGATAGTTTAAATGAATTTGCAACAAATTTCCTAGAAAAATGCCACTTATCTAAAATGATTTGTAAATATATCGTTTTAGCTCAAGCTACAAAATCCCTAATGGTTCTAAGACCTTATCAATTTTGGGCAGTTGAAGCTATAATTGAGCGAGTTAGAGATACAAATAAAAATGGATATATTTGGCATACAACTGGAAGTGGAAAAACTCTAACTTCTTTTAAAACAGCTCAAATACTTATGAAACTTCCAAAAGTTGAAAAAGTAGTATTTGTTGTAGATAGAAAAGACTTAGATTATCAAACAACAAAAGAGTTTAATAGTTTTAGTGATGGAAGTGTTGATGGAACTGATAATACAAAAACTCTTGTAAAACAGTTTGCTGATGATACAAAACTAATTGTTACAACTATTCAAAAACTAAATACTGCAATTTCAAAAAAACAGTATTTAGAGCAAATGAGTATAGTAAAAGATAAAAATATTGTATTTATTTTTGATGAGTGCCATAGAAGTCAATTTGGTGAAACTCATTTAGCTATTACTAAATTCTTTACAAATAACCAAATGATAGGATTTACAGGTACTCCAATATTTGCACAAAATGCAACTGGAAATGCACTTGGGAAAAGAACCACAAAAGAGTTATTTGATGAGTGCTTACATAAATATGTAATTACTGATGCTATTAATGATGAGAATGTTTTAAAATTCTCAGTTGAATATATAGGTAAATATAAACAAAAAGAAAATAGTGTTACAAATATTGATATTGCTGTTGAAGATATTGATAAAAAAGAGCTTCTTGAAAGTAGTGATAGAATTGAAAAAATTGTTGATTATATAATTGCAAATCATGATAGAAAAACTCACTCAAAAGAGTTTACAGCTATGATGTGTGTAAGTTCTGTTGAAATGCTTATAAAATATTATGAACTATTTAAAAGCAAAAACCATAATTTAAAAATTGCAACAATCTTTTCATATAGTGCAAATGAAGATGATAAAGATGCAACAGGAATAGTTGATTTAGAAGAAGCTAATGGTGCATTTGTTGATGAAGAGCATATAAATAAACACTCTAGAGAAAAACTAGATGAGTTTATTGATGATTATAATAAAATCTTTGGATGTAAATACTCCACAAAAGATTCTCAAAGTTTTTATAACTACTATAATGATTTATCAAAAAGAGTTAAACAAAAAGAGATAGATATTTTACTTGTTGTAAATATGTTTTTAACTGGATTTGATAGTAAAACTCTAAATACTCTTTATGTTGATAAAAATTTAAAATATCATGGATTAATACAAGCATTTAGTAGAACAAATAGAATATTAAATGAATTAAAATCTCAAGGTAATATAGTTTGTTTTAGAAATTTAAAAACTGCTACTGATGATGCAATTGCACTTTTCTCAAACAAAGACGCAAAAGAGATAATTATAATGCAACCATATGAAAGTTATGTAGAAACTTTCAATGAAAAATATGATGCTTTAAAATTAATTGTTCCAACAGTTGGTAGTGTTAGTGATTTATATAGTGAAGAAGAGAAACTAGAGTTTATAAAAGCATTTAGAGAACTATTAAGAGTAAAGAATGTTTTAGGTGGTTTTAGTGATTTTAAATGGGATGATTTAAAGATATTAGAACAAGAGTTTGAAGATTATATGAGTAAATACCTTGATTTAAAACCAAGCATTAATCCTAATAAAGAAAAAGTATCTATTCTAGAAGATGTGGACTTTGAACTAGAGCTAATTCATAAAGATGAGATAAATGTTACATATATTTTAAAGCTTCTGGGTTTATTTAAAGAAAGCGAAAATGAAGAGCAAAAAGCTAAACAAAAAGAAGAGATTTCAAACTTACTAAATAATAACCCTCAACTTAGAAGTAAACGAGAATTAATAGAAAAATTCATCAATGAAAATCTAGTAAAAATTGATAACAGTGATAGCATTGAAGATGAATTTATAAAATTCTGGGATGAAGAAAAAGTAAAAGCATTTGAACAAATTGCAAATGAAGAAAATCTAAATAAAGATGAACTAAAAAAAGTAGTTGATACATATATTTATGAACAAAGAGAACCACTTCCAAATGATATTGCTAAAACATTAAATATTGCTCCAAAATATCTAGAGAGAAAAATGATAGTGACAAGAGTTCTTGATAAGATTGTTGGGTTTGTGGATAAGTTTTATGAGAAATGA
- a CDS encoding Shedu anti-phage system protein SduA domain-containing protein: protein MDNNINIKPSSKGFSSTNTVYLKKTRDTHIKINAFHIPDKKNEGKIHHYTIDLSVWKRKSGTKDFEPFLNQDKDFKDAVSKQIRITDKDAIKKLSDFLNSQNKLIGQKVDHEIVITDKEEFVEISKIKDLLQKSNLSLDELENLDGIINIKKFSTSKDSLEKLIEYLDNENINFLDHAKSDPLTCLYEANQKEKFFQNWIESNLWIFGTSYIRKLDKTNLSFSSDSDIVMETLDGFYELIEVKLPSAELFRYDKNHKSYYPSTALSAALGQVLKYLQDVDEFKPNIEKANQTTVLFPKAKLIIGKEPIENGEKEALRRFNSSLNNIEILTYDNLIKNAEKLIEIYKSKVS, encoded by the coding sequence ATGGATAATAATATTAATATAAAACCATCAAGTAAAGGTTTTTCTTCAACCAATACAGTTTATCTAAAAAAGACAAGAGATACACATATTAAAATCAATGCTTTTCATATTCCAGATAAAAAAAATGAAGGGAAAATACATCACTATACAATTGATTTGTCAGTATGGAAAAGAAAAAGTGGAACTAAAGATTTTGAACCATTTTTAAATCAAGATAAAGATTTTAAAGATGCTGTAAGTAAACAAATTAGAATAACTGATAAAGATGCGATTAAAAAATTATCAGATTTTCTAAATTCACAAAATAAGTTAATAGGTCAAAAAGTTGACCATGAAATAGTCATTACGGATAAAGAAGAGTTTGTAGAAATTTCTAAAATAAAAGATTTATTACAAAAGAGCAATTTATCACTTGATGAATTGGAGAATTTAGATGGAATTATAAATATTAAAAAGTTTTCAACTTCGAAAGATTCATTGGAGAAATTAATAGAATATTTAGATAATGAAAATATAAACTTTTTAGACCATGCTAAAAGTGACCCTTTAACTTGTCTTTATGAAGCAAATCAAAAAGAGAAATTTTTTCAAAACTGGATAGAATCAAATCTATGGATATTTGGAACATCTTATATCAGAAAACTTGATAAAACTAATTTATCTTTTAGTAGTGATAGTGACATTGTAATGGAAACTTTAGATGGATTTTATGAACTAATTGAAGTTAAACTACCATCAGCCGAATTATTTAGATATGACAAAAATCATAAGTCTTATTATCCCTCAACAGCTCTCTCTGCTGCATTAGGACAAGTTCTAAAATACTTGCAAGATGTAGATGAATTTAAACCCAACATTGAAAAAGCTAATCAAACAACTGTTCTGTTCCCAAAAGCAAAGTTGATTATTGGAAAAGAACCCATAGAAAATGGAGAAAAAGAAGCATTGAGACGATTCAATTCATCATTAAACAATATTGAAATATTAACCTATGATAATTTAATTAAAAATGCAGAAAAACTAATTGAGATTTACAAAAGCAAAGTGAGTTAG
- the cysS gene encoding cysteine--tRNA ligase codes for MKKIFIFDSVKKEKVEFTSIKENIVKIYVCGPTVYDNSHLGHARSAIAFDLLHRVLKVNDYEVVMTKNFTDIDDKIIKKMNENGKSLEKITNYYIDLYKKDMELLNILPNSIEPKATQNLEEMKEMIENLLKKDIAYKTESSIYFDVSKDNLYGTLSNKISNETQARVESDKEKRNSADFALWKFEKANDVAFDSSFGKGRPGWHIECSAMIKKHLAYSDEKYQIDIHCGGADLLFPHHENEASQTRCDNGQTLAKYWMHNGFVNINGEKMSKSLGNSFFLKDVLKSYSGEVVRFYLLSTHYRADLSFNEEDLIASKKRLDKLYRVKKRVYGVNPNQNDKDFEDKILKALNDDLNTSIALSIIDEFISSSNDNLDKNPKDKVLKQKIVSNIEFIEKTIGIGGSDAFEYFQFGIDEALKDKIENLIKERKEAKEAKDFLQADKIREELSSLEISIMDTINGTVWEKL; via the coding sequence ATGAAAAAAATATTTATTTTTGATTCAGTAAAAAAAGAGAAAGTAGAATTTACTTCAATAAAAGAAAATATTGTAAAAATCTATGTTTGTGGACCTACTGTTTATGATAATTCTCACTTAGGTCATGCAAGAAGTGCTATTGCTTTTGATTTACTTCATAGAGTTTTAAAAGTGAATGATTATGAAGTAGTTATGACAAAAAATTTTACAGATATTGATGATAAGATTATAAAAAAAATGAATGAAAATGGTAAATCTTTAGAAAAGATTACAAACTATTATATAGATTTATATAAAAAAGATATGGAACTTTTAAATATTTTACCAAACAGTATAGAACCAAAAGCGACTCAGAATCTTGAAGAGATGAAAGAGATGATTGAAAATCTACTTAAAAAAGATATTGCATATAAAACTGAATCATCTATCTATTTTGATGTTTCAAAAGATAATTTATATGGAACTTTATCAAATAAAATAAGCAATGAAACTCAAGCAAGAGTTGAAAGTGATAAAGAAAAAAGAAATAGTGCTGATTTTGCTTTATGGAAATTTGAAAAAGCAAACGATGTAGCATTTGATTCAAGTTTTGGAAAAGGTCGTCCAGGTTGGCATATTGAATGTAGTGCTATGATTAAAAAGCATTTAGCTTATAGTGATGAAAAATATCAAATTGATATTCATTGTGGAGGAGCTGATTTACTCTTTCCTCATCATGAAAATGAAGCAAGTCAAACAAGATGTGACAATGGTCAAACTTTGGCAAAATATTGGATGCATAATGGATTTGTAAATATAAATGGTGAGAAAATGAGTAAATCTTTAGGTAACTCATTTTTCTTAAAAGATGTTTTAAAATCTTATAGCGGTGAAGTTGTAAGGTTCTATCTTTTGAGTACACATTATAGAGCTGACTTATCTTTTAATGAAGAAGATTTAATAGCTTCAAAGAAACGGCTTGATAAACTTTATAGAGTTAAAAAAAGAGTTTATGGAGTAAATCCAAATCAAAATGATAAAGATTTTGAAGATAAAATATTAAAAGCTTTAAATGATGATTTAAATACATCTATTGCCTTATCAATTATTGATGAATTTATATCAAGTTCAAATGATAATTTAGATAAAAATCCAAAAGATAAAGTTTTAAAACAAAAAATTGTATCAAATATAGAGTTTATAGAAAAAACTATTGGTATTGGTGGAAGTGATGCTTTTGAATATTTTCAATTTGGTATTGATGAAGCATTAAAAGACAAAATTGAGAATCTTATAAAAGAGAGAAAAGAAGCTAAAGAAGCTAAAGATTTTCTACAAGCAGATAAAATAAGAGAAGAGCTTTCAAGTTTAGAAATATCTATTATGGATACTATCAATGGAACTGTTTGGGAAAAATTATAA
- a CDS encoding DUF4268 domain-containing protein yields MYQINKSSNNITKLKQCLFSELGFRERENLQEWIAKNPEVLGEDLLIIQKEFDGFNDTNERLDLLALDKDGSLVIIENKLDDTGRDVVWQALKYTSYCSTLSTSQIIKIYQSYLNNTSINEDAKDLLIEFLELESEEDLILNKNDQRIMFVANNYRKEVTSTVLWLINHDIKVKCFKATPYSLNDELFLQIDQIIPVPETAEFMINMKEKEKEEVKIKGKIAQETDSLLIEFWTMFKQNLSEHNIDFLSNISPRGRWYVNFSRGKALFGFVFGRTAQRVEIYFPNDSEKILFNTMKKYQSEIETKFNGQIIWEELEGKKASRIKFEMDESLAKEIGTFKDKDNWSQKIDWFRNSFKDFYNVINPVWEKVQKEIN; encoded by the coding sequence ATGTATCAAATTAATAAATCATCAAATAATATCACTAAATTGAAACAATGTTTATTTAGTGAATTAGGTTTTAGAGAAAGAGAAAATCTTCAAGAATGGATTGCAAAAAATCCAGAAGTGTTAGGAGAAGACCTTCTTATTATTCAAAAAGAATTTGATGGTTTTAATGATACAAATGAAAGATTAGACTTATTAGCACTTGATAAAGATGGTTCATTGGTTATTATTGAAAATAAACTTGATGATACAGGAAGAGATGTTGTATGGCAAGCATTAAAATATACATCTTATTGCTCTACACTATCTACATCTCAAATTATAAAGATTTATCAAAGTTATTTAAATAACACATCAATTAATGAAGATGCAAAAGATTTATTAATTGAGTTTTTGGAATTAGAAAGTGAAGAAGATTTAATTCTAAACAAAAATGACCAAAGAATAATGTTTGTTGCTAACAATTATAGAAAAGAAGTTACATCTACTGTTTTATGGCTTATTAACCATGATATAAAAGTCAAATGTTTTAAAGCAACACCATATAGTTTAAATGATGAACTATTCTTACAGATTGACCAAATTATTCCTGTTCCAGAAACAGCTGAATTCATGATAAACATGAAAGAAAAAGAAAAAGAAGAAGTTAAAATAAAAGGTAAAATTGCTCAAGAAACAGATTCTTTACTAATTGAATTCTGGACTATGTTTAAACAAAACCTTTCCGAACATAATATTGATTTTTTAAGCAATATATCTCCAAGAGGAAGATGGTATGTTAACTTCTCAAGGGGTAAAGCACTTTTTGGTTTTGTATTTGGAAGAACAGCTCAAAGAGTTGAAATTTATTTTCCTAACGACTCTGAAAAAATTCTATTCAACACTATGAAAAAATATCAATCTGAAATTGAAACTAAGTTCAATGGACAAATTATCTGGGAAGAATTAGAAGGTAAAAAAGCTTCAAGAATAAAATTTGAAATGGATGAGTCCTTAGCTAAAGAAATAGGTACATTTAAAGATAAAGACAATTGGAGTCAAAAAATAGACTGGTTTAGAAACTCATTTAAAGACTTTTATAATGTAATCAATCCTGTTTGGGAAAAAGTTCAAAAAGAGATTAATTAA
- a CDS encoding abortive infection family protein produces the protein MKLNAKTLEKLRKLINEEIEYKSGPKLVSFFYSYISDDIYSQGFPSRWVYTDMKLAEINDTTYMKQCLIDLFSPINFISDYERLEGFITEFNLYLEYDGYEIKINRKNIEIIKLNKTIEIFKKNIIFSEDFIHEQWEKALDRKVKDPEGAITISRTLIESILKYILKEQKISFSESSDLSELYKEVAKLLNLAPEQHQEKIFKQILGGSSAIVNGLGQMRNKLGDSHGTNGLNIKPKERHSELAVNLAGTMAIFLFKTYKEIHVSN, from the coding sequence ATGAAATTAAATGCTAAAACACTTGAAAAACTTAGAAAACTAATTAATGAAGAGATTGAATATAAATCAGGTCCAAAATTAGTTAGCTTTTTTTATTCATATATTTCTGATGATATATATTCTCAAGGATTTCCATCAAGATGGGTTTATACAGATATGAAATTAGCTGAAATAAATGATACAACGTATATGAAACAATGTTTAATAGATTTATTTAGCCCTATTAATTTTATTTCTGATTATGAAAGACTTGAGGGGTTTATAACCGAGTTTAATTTATATTTAGAGTATGATGGATATGAAATTAAAATAAATAGAAAAAATATTGAGATTATTAAACTAAATAAAACGATTGAAATATTTAAGAAAAATATTATATTTTCAGAAGATTTTATACATGAACAATGGGAAAAAGCATTAGATAGAAAAGTAAAAGACCCTGAAGGTGCTATTACTATTTCAAGAACACTCATTGAAAGTATTTTAAAATACATATTAAAAGAGCAAAAAATATCATTTAGTGAAAGTAGTGATTTATCAGAGCTATATAAAGAAGTAGCAAAGCTATTGAATCTAGCTCCTGAACAACATCAAGAAAAGATTTTCAAGCAGATACTTGGTGGTTCAAGTGCAATAGTTAATGGATTAGGTCAAATGAGAAATAAGTTAGGCGATTCTCATGGTACAAATGGTCTAAATATTAAACCAAAAGAAAGACATAGTGAATTAGCTGTAAATCTGGCAGGAACAATGGCAATATTTTTATTTAAAACATATAAGGAGATTCATGTATCAAATTAA
- a CDS encoding transposase, with protein MTQYSAEFKTKIVLEVLKGDKTINEIESEYNIIPKNIQNWKNVFLANAVVAMKKLTATAFPNNLSELLKNRLKIYRRVFE; from the coding sequence ATGACACAATATAGTGCAGAATTTAAAACCAAAATAGTATTGGAAGTTTTAAAAGGTGATAAGACTATTAATGAGATTGAAAGTGAATATAATATTATTCCAAAGAATATTCAAAATTGGAAAAATGTATTTTTAGCAAATGCTGTGGTAGCTATGAAAAAACTCACTGCTACTGCATTTCCTAACAATCTCTCAGAATTGCTCAAAAACAGATTAAAAATTTATAGAAGAGTATTTGAGTAA